From a region of the Rhodococcus sp. 4CII genome:
- a CDS encoding aldehyde dehydrogenase produces MQALTSSVPLVIGDQLSASSTGATFDSINPADGSHLASVAEATPQDVARAVEAARVAAKAWQRMRPAQRTRLMFRYAALIEEHKTELAQLQSRDMGKPIRESLGVDLPIMIETLEYFAGLVTKIEGRTTPAPGRFLNYTLREPIGVVGAITPWNFPAVQAVWKIAPALAMGNAIVLKPAQLAPLVPVALGELALEAGLPPGLVNVLPGRGSVAGNALVQHPLVGKVTFTGSTEVGQQIGRMAADRLITASLELGGKSALVAFGDSSPKAVAAMVFHAMYSNQGETCTAASRLLVERPIYDEVIELVQKRVEAARVGDPLDPDTEIGPLISAGQRESVHSYVVSGIEDGAKLISGGGQSPDGPAEQGFYYRPTLFAGVTADMRIAREEIFGPVLSVLPFEGEEEAITLANDTIYGLAAGVFTRDVGRALRFAQTLDAGTVWINSWGVLNPASPYRGFGQSGYGSDLGQAAIESFTKEKSIWARLD; encoded by the coding sequence GTGCAGGCACTCACCTCATCAGTTCCCCTCGTCATCGGTGACCAACTGAGCGCATCGTCGACCGGGGCGACGTTCGACTCGATCAACCCGGCTGACGGGTCGCACCTGGCCAGCGTCGCCGAGGCCACGCCTCAGGACGTCGCGCGCGCCGTCGAGGCCGCGAGGGTCGCCGCCAAGGCGTGGCAGCGCATGCGTCCGGCTCAGCGGACCCGCTTGATGTTCCGCTACGCCGCGCTGATCGAGGAACACAAGACCGAGCTCGCTCAGCTGCAGAGCCGTGACATGGGCAAGCCCATCCGCGAGTCGCTGGGGGTCGACCTGCCGATCATGATCGAGACCCTCGAGTATTTCGCGGGCCTCGTGACCAAGATCGAAGGCCGCACGACGCCGGCCCCCGGACGCTTCCTCAATTACACCCTGCGTGAGCCGATCGGTGTGGTGGGCGCCATCACTCCCTGGAATTTCCCTGCAGTGCAGGCGGTCTGGAAGATCGCGCCGGCTCTGGCGATGGGCAATGCCATCGTGCTGAAGCCCGCGCAGCTCGCACCGCTCGTGCCCGTGGCACTCGGCGAACTCGCCCTCGAGGCAGGTCTGCCGCCCGGGCTGGTCAACGTCCTGCCGGGTCGCGGCTCGGTAGCGGGTAACGCGTTGGTGCAGCACCCGCTGGTCGGCAAGGTGACCTTCACCGGCTCGACCGAGGTCGGCCAGCAGATCGGCCGGATGGCAGCCGACCGTCTGATCACGGCCTCGTTGGAACTGGGCGGCAAGTCGGCGCTCGTGGCCTTCGGCGATTCGTCCCCGAAGGCTGTCGCAGCGATGGTCTTCCACGCGATGTACAGCAACCAGGGTGAGACCTGCACGGCGGCGAGCCGGCTGCTCGTCGAGCGGCCCATCTACGACGAAGTGATCGAGCTCGTCCAGAAGCGGGTCGAGGCCGCCCGCGTGGGCGACCCCCTAGACCCCGACACCGAGATCGGCCCGCTGATCAGTGCCGGACAACGAGAGTCGGTCCACTCGTACGTCGTCTCCGGGATCGAAGACGGTGCCAAGCTGATCAGCGGTGGAGGGCAGTCGCCGGACGGACCGGCAGAGCAGGGCTTCTACTACCGTCCAACGCTCTTCGCCGGGGTCACCGCGGATATGCGCATCGCCCGGGAAGAGATCTTCGGACCAGTGCTGTCAGTGCTGCCGTTCGAGGGTGAAGAGGAAGCGATCACCCTCGCCAACGACACCATCTACGGGCTGGCCGCGGGCGTCTTCACCCGCGACGTGGGTCGCGCGCTGCGGTTCGCACAGACGCTCGACGCCGGCACTGTGTGGATCAACAGCTGGGGAGTGCTCAACCCCGCGTCGCCGTATCGAGGCTTCGGGCAGAGCGGCTACGGCAGCGACCTGGGCCAGGCCGCCATCGAGAG
- a CDS encoding LLM class F420-dependent oxidoreductase encodes MKVGIRIPGAGPWAGPEAITEVSRFAEKIGFDSLWMTDHVALPTRVETPYPYTADGKFLWDPATPYLDCLTSLTWAAAATERIELGTSCLILPWRPLVQTAKTLVSIDVMSRGRLSVAIGVGWMKEQFELLGAPFEGRGKRTTEMVNAMRHMWKEDEVDFDGDFYQLHDFKMYPKPVRGTIPVWFAGYSTASLRRIAAIGDGWHPLAIAPEEYAGYLATLRQYVEEAGRDMNEITLTARPLRTAPYNAETIEAYGDLGVTHFICDTSFEHDTLEATMDELAELADAVLPTAHNLA; translated from the coding sequence ATGAAGGTCGGAATCAGGATCCCCGGTGCGGGACCGTGGGCAGGGCCCGAGGCAATCACGGAGGTGTCGCGGTTCGCTGAGAAGATCGGCTTCGACTCCCTCTGGATGACTGATCACGTAGCGCTGCCGACCCGAGTCGAGACGCCGTACCCGTACACCGCGGACGGCAAGTTCCTGTGGGACCCCGCCACGCCGTACCTCGACTGCCTCACATCGTTGACGTGGGCGGCGGCTGCAACCGAGCGGATCGAGCTGGGCACGTCCTGCCTGATCCTGCCGTGGCGTCCGCTCGTCCAGACCGCCAAGACGCTGGTCAGTATCGACGTGATGTCGCGCGGCCGGCTGTCGGTCGCCATCGGCGTGGGCTGGATGAAGGAACAGTTCGAGCTGCTGGGAGCGCCCTTCGAGGGCCGCGGGAAGCGGACCACGGAAATGGTCAACGCGATGCGGCACATGTGGAAGGAAGACGAGGTCGACTTCGACGGCGACTTCTACCAGCTCCACGACTTCAAGATGTATCCGAAGCCGGTGCGGGGCACGATCCCCGTCTGGTTCGCGGGATACAGCACCGCCTCTCTGCGCCGCATCGCCGCGATCGGCGACGGCTGGCACCCGCTGGCGATCGCGCCGGAAGAGTACGCCGGCTACCTGGCCACCCTGCGGCAGTACGTCGAAGAGGCAGGACGCGACATGAACGAGATCACCCTCACCGCACGGCCTTTGCGGACCGCGCCGTACAACGCCGAGACGATCGAAGCGTACGGCGACCTCGGCGTCACCCACTTCATCTGCGACACGTCGTTCGAGCACGACACCCTCGAGGCAACCATGGACGAGCTCGCGGAACTCGCTGATGCCGTCCTCCCCACCGCACACAACCTGGCCTGA
- a CDS encoding CaiB/BaiF CoA-transferase family protein — MGFTGKIEALSGIRVIDAATMVAGPLGASLLADFGADVIKVEPIGGDESRTFGPGRDGMSGVYSGVNRNKRALALDLRTAAGRELFHELCSTADVLIENMLPAVRERFGLTAAELRERHPHLICLNVSGYGESGPLAGRPAMDPVAQALTGLMEATGERSGRPLKAGPPVADSAAGYLVAIAALVALFAKQRTGEGQTGSISLVGALFHLQTPWLGQYLLADYIQGKVGNGSNFYAPYNAYATRDGGAVHLVAFNDRHFVKLTRAMDVEALLDDPRFADAASRLENREALDAAFAPWFAARDRDDVVALLSAHDIICAPVLAYDEAVNHPQIQALDLVVDITHEELGPLRVPGLPVKLSGTPGYVHRPPTSLGEHTTEILSDLGYEDDRIAALRAERVVR; from the coding sequence ATGGGGTTCACCGGAAAAATCGAGGCGCTCTCGGGCATCCGAGTAATCGACGCCGCGACGATGGTGGCCGGCCCCTTGGGGGCGTCGCTGCTCGCCGACTTCGGCGCCGACGTCATCAAGGTCGAGCCGATCGGTGGCGACGAGTCACGGACATTCGGACCAGGACGAGACGGCATGAGTGGTGTCTATTCCGGCGTGAACCGGAACAAGCGCGCCCTCGCGCTCGACCTTCGCACGGCGGCAGGTCGCGAGCTGTTCCACGAGCTCTGCTCGACCGCGGACGTCCTCATCGAAAACATGCTGCCGGCGGTCCGTGAGCGATTCGGGCTGACCGCCGCCGAACTTCGCGAACGGCACCCGCACCTGATCTGCCTCAATGTCAGCGGGTACGGCGAGAGCGGTCCCCTTGCAGGTCGTCCCGCGATGGACCCGGTCGCTCAGGCGCTCACCGGTCTGATGGAGGCCACCGGCGAGCGCTCGGGGAGGCCGCTCAAGGCCGGACCGCCCGTCGCCGACAGCGCGGCGGGCTACCTCGTCGCGATCGCCGCCCTCGTCGCACTCTTTGCGAAACAGCGCACGGGGGAGGGGCAGACCGGCTCGATATCCCTGGTGGGAGCGCTGTTCCATCTGCAGACTCCGTGGCTGGGGCAGTACCTCCTCGCCGACTACATCCAGGGCAAGGTAGGCAACGGCAGCAATTTCTACGCGCCGTACAACGCCTATGCGACCCGGGACGGCGGTGCGGTACACCTGGTCGCCTTCAACGACCGTCACTTCGTCAAGCTGACCAGGGCGATGGATGTGGAGGCTCTTCTCGACGATCCGCGCTTTGCGGACGCCGCATCCCGGTTGGAGAACCGTGAGGCCCTCGACGCCGCCTTCGCGCCGTGGTTCGCCGCCCGCGACCGTGACGATGTGGTCGCACTGCTCTCGGCCCACGACATCATCTGTGCCCCGGTCCTCGCGTACGACGAGGCCGTCAACCATCCCCAGATCCAGGCCCTGGACCTCGTCGTCGACATCACTCACGAGGAACTCGGACCGTTGCGGGTCCCGGGTCTCCCGGTCAAGCTCTCGGGCACCCCGGGTTATGTACATCGCCCACCGACGTCGTTGGGCGAGCACACAACCGAGATTCTCAGCGATCTCGGCTACGAGGACGACCGGATCGCGGCCCTGAGGGCCGAGCGGGTCGTCCGATGA